In a single window of the Rhizoctonia solani chromosome 16, complete sequence genome:
- a CDS encoding Mss51-mRNA processing-like protein has product MLRLPLAARRAPRLLLPRPPARTLFGWSKKPTQTGSGAKPILTQDNLFHPLSESPIKTLQLRAKAVKELAPCPRIPLETGYRPHTILYPSSRVNEDEHDIRSGRKMTEFELPGQQSYEEAVSFANWDVFWYTRSFNSIDTDRSRRHSSKLLTYPITIASLLHENSGINIRNQRLTPEGLRSMTGNLHAESPTGDEDPSGKPPMRIFIIGARAESSLPTHVWEQLAHLFPNTPFHIYMIGPQVSLPAIAIPPPPPKPAPTKNSESTRDAPKPVLFEPPIPPQTTPTGPTKTRDSAPDYGVPSSTSSVSDQLTITCLRAPYADVHAHFAETFDPYTDVFFAFCPGFGFPSPTSPDMLQILLPENGGRPSRSS; this is encoded by the exons ATGCTGCGTCTTCCGCTCGCTGCAAGGCGTGCACCACGcttgcttcttcctcggccGCCTGCTCGCACCTTGTTCGGGTGGTCGAAAAAGCCTACACAGACTGGCTCTGGCGCTAAACCCATCCTTACGCAAGACAATCTCTTTCATCCACTCTCCGAATCTCCAATTAAAACCCTTCAGTTAAGAGCCAAGGCGGTAAAGGAGCTCGCACCATGCCCT CGAATTCCACTGGAAACAGGATACAGACCACACACAATACTGTACCCGTCTTCGAGAGTCAATGAAGACGAGCATGACATCCGAAGTGGGCGTAAAATGACCGAATTCGAGCTCCCTG GTCAACAATCATACGAAGAAGCTGTATCATTTGCCAACTGGGATGTATTCTGGTACACACGCAGCTTCAACTCGATTGATACGGACCGGTCGAGAAGACATTCGAGTAAACTGCTCACATATCCTATTACAATTGCGTCGCTATTGCACGAAAACAGTGGTATTAATATACGGAATCAAAGACTCACTCCTGAAGGCCTTCGGTCTATGACAGGCAA CTTACATGCCGAATCCCCCACTGGCGACGAAGACCCATCGGGCAAACCTCCCATGAGAATCTTTATCATCGGTGCACGAGCGGAATCATCTCTGCCTACGCATGTATGGGAGCAACTCGCTCACCTATTCCCAAACACTCCGTTCCATATCTATATGATTGGTCCACAGGTGTCTCTTCCTGCCATAGCCAtccctcctccccctcctaAACCAGCGCCAACCAAAAACTCCGAATCCACCAGAGATGCACCGAAACCAGTCCTGTTCGAACCCCCGATCCCACCCCAAACTACCCCCACAGGGCCAACCAAAACGAGGGACTCGGCCCCGGACTACGGCGTTCCTTCAAGCACCTCCTCCGTCTCCGACCAACTCACAATCACATGCCTCCGCGCACCCTACGCGGACGTACACGCCCATTTCGCAGAGACATTCGATCCCTACACCGACGTATTCTTCGCATTTTGCCCAGGCTTCGGTTTCCCCTCTCCTACTTCCCCAGACATGCTCCAAATTCTGCTCCCGGAGAATGGGGGACGACCGTCCCGCTCATCCTGA
- a CDS encoding SMI1/KNR4 family containing protein gives MDSPGPQFSYPPASAYSPSTSGFDYMPQSTRDNFRRSTLSSPGLSPSQTSLQNTWTRIRKFMAREYPELGDSLNYGLAPAIIDQVEAELGMTLPPAVQALDEWRFWREVDEDPTTGANPQLLQVMASIPTGWIRKAYSCRGWLPLVTDKAGNYLGVDLAPAEQGTYGQVIVFGRDFDTKVVMFRGEGEDGWATWLQNFIEELEAGEGFEVGATDSASEGSDDVGYESYFYDGSGRSKGVGGTRDGAAGMKLTGEYKGWNVLEAFADKSYRRWRERNMAPDLDVLQNPVITSHNVSLVGPGVGTGSGVEVPIPIMGGPSVPNTPTKSRLAPMPPIARNPDPPSMGKLDQPIPPTIQVTRASMASLFYSPRNPISSRTHQSATTLSQVRMRVKSCRSGKCHVKTLLIRSPLQRQPLVSIPNGSSSSSQMATPTAKTPAGGVFSAEPKPTANLMDAQPEIAPVPALVPVPPPSEDEVAELTEGDAPETTIRLVGAKTESAPKTPV, from the exons ATGGATTCGCCCGGTCCTCAGTTCTCATATCCCCCAGCCTCTGCCTATAGTCCCAGCACCAGCGGATTTGATTACATGCCCCAGTCCACCCGAGACAACTTTCGCCGCTCCACACTCAGCAGCCCTGGTCTCTCCCCTTCCCAGACATCTCTCCAGAACACATGGACACGCATCCGCAAGTTTATGGCACGTGAATATCCCGAGCTCGGTGACTCCCTCAACTACGGCCTCGCTCCTGCCATTATCGACCAAGTCGAGGCTGAATTGggcatgacattaccccctgcGGTCC AAGCATTGGACGAATGGCGCTTCTGGCGCGAGGTCGACGAGGACCCGACCACCGGCGCAAACCCCCAGCTCTTACAAGTCATGGCGTCTATTCCGACAGGCTGGATACGTAAAGCTTATTCCTGCCGCGGCTGGCTGCCTCTTGTCACCGACAAGGCTGGCAACTACCTCGGTGTCGACCTCGCCCCCGCTGAACAAGGCACATACGGCCAGGTCATTGTATTCGGCCGTGACTTCGATACCAAGGTTGTCATGTTCCGCGGTGAGGGTGAGGACGGATGGGCTACTTGGCTCCAGAACTTTATCGAAGAACTCGAGGCCGGCGAAGGGTTCGAAGTGGGTGCGACAGACTCGGCCAGCGAAGGGAGCGACGACGTAGGATACGAATCTTACTTTTACGACGGGAGCGGGCGGAGTAAAGGCGTTGGAGGCACGCGTGATGGCGCAGCGGGCATGAAGCTCACAG GCGAGTACAAAGGGTGGAACGTTCTCGAGGCATTTGCAGACAAGAGTTACCGTCGTTGGCGCGAACGCAATATGGCACCTGACCTCGACGTATTACAAAATCCGGTAATTACTTCCCATAATGTATCGCTTGTCGGCCCGGGAGTCGGAACTGGCTCAGGTGTCGAAGTTCCCATCCCGATCATGGGTGGACCCAGCGTTCCGAATACGCCTACAAAGTCCAGGCTGGCTCCCATGCCTCCTATCGCGCGAAACCCGGACCCACCAAGTATGGGCAAACTCGACCAACccatcccacccaccatTCAAGTCACTCGCGCCTCGATGGCCAGCCTCTTCTACTCCCCACGCAATCCGATATCATCCCGGACACATCAGAGCGCGACGACCTTGAGTCAGGTACGAATGCGCGTGAAGTCGTGCCGCTCCGGGAAATGTCACGTGAAGACTCTCTTGATTCGGTCACCTCTGCAAAGACAGCCATTGGTGTCTATACCTAATGGATCCAGTAGCAGCAGCCAAATGGCAACTCCTACCGCTAAAACCCCGGCAGGCGGAGTGTTCAGCGCAGAGCCCAAGCCCACTGCCAACTTGATGGACGCTCAACCTGAGATTGCGCCTGTACCGGCGTTGGTGCCCGTCCCACCACCTTCGGAGGATGAAGTTGCGGAGCTGACTGAAGGGGATGCACCAGAGACGACCATTCGATTGGTTGGTGCAAAGACCGAGTCAG CACCAAAAACACCGGTCTAG
- a CDS encoding PAB-dependent poly(A)-specific ribonuclease subunit PAN2, with protein MDPSQPQSKSTYYTLPSFHLAHTVPVTALSFDPVSDVLWTGSAAGLVSGYFGNVTTTGYAGRKSICQHLHHPTIPNTFVVAAQSPGSGFHIVNAISGASLRRVSSPFNVSHLAHVGTLLVSGTVDGMLRTHDFRTRGREDTAAESSCIAHTGGIQALEAAGNYIFTAGWGIRQSHPHAEHFVKVFDMRTLRPLSPIPFADLPSFIRVHPKKPTTLVLASSQGFVNVIDVVQTGGAPDFVQAPTSSYLSSVAISPEGDYVALGDADGFVHLLSSVPENVSEPVPFNGFEGEPAMWAHKQDLPDVQWTDETPLSTIGLTYYKTPLLSSQLSLAVPHGIQAYPPPAKIPQKVLDTMRTVDFVGYAQLPKDLVGRRNVAPTTQVESGRFRSTRTTRKASDVDAVTEHFGDTSISEIPKPYRRVEIMYSKFGVEDFDFGYYNKTKYSGLETHIVNSYTNALLQALHYVHSVRRVAQSHITTPCQTEHCLLCQQLLQNDSQIQQAGALGVVDYQAEGLKRDYGAIIQVFNRFLLEEMSTRSDVPDGNPWLIKVDEDQVMTNGASKSTVTQLMGIDAQSIVVCGACGATTEKDTLSHVVDLTFLRKPQLNITFSSLLSASILRETTHRSRLEGQRTKLFNTRGIHHVWPRWEGDADYELRSMVVEVKNETHAPHLVALAKVHEDGWYLFNDFVVQSVTEAEALSFVGTWKTPCVLYFERKDNDSKLDLGTLPMKMDPAILCNIDNISWRMNKSKLVHEPLTADELPTPGTLVAIDAEFVSLQKEENEMRSDGTKKVIRPSQLCLARVSVLREDGRAFIDDYIHTSDTIVDYLTEFSGIKPGDLDPYSSEHALVPLKTAYKKLRLLIDLGCIFIGHGLSKDFRIINIAVPKEQVIDTVDIYFLKERQRRIGLRFLSWYLLRQTIQIDTHNSIEDARAALLLYNLYVQLETEGQFEDTLDEIYREGRALNWKTPGDPTSPKPAKAQVASMTPSISGTFTPPYGSPSTGALEPVSSMVIVVPPSGRAQRTYATEYKSIVARYVRSPAKSASSIVIIPSPDVDALCATRILATMFRNEGVLYRVNPISGYPDLTAYREELLKSPELQTIILVNIGAILDLLSEEWFADFPHDVTIHVIDSTRPQNLSNLFAPGREGERVRVWDGGEALKLEKQKEAYEAFLYAVDSSSDESDGDDDDEELEDMEEKAAEDGDDSDNDRPRQRRKLNTGKPSSQQRREQRRIREKHRDTIEKHYCSGTSYGPSAAGTVYVLASYLQLAVNETLWLAIVALTYQYISARISRDDYDYWQVVYADEVARLNPRVDLSASAALHADDTGIRSCQELRFTLYRHWTLYDSMYHSPYVAGKMNIWKERGRRNLAAMFAKMGISLQEGQQLTPTWTVTSEKTYRTLPFVRSSLWLSDSTLCGCGLRRGRSALLDAGTGVRLEVEVDGGRGGGEWFGGARIWNAGDGIAKNKPATMTGGGGKDSIGLEGPSGGKNEDEDEKNKAWRHNFWLAYDSLGSDSESIRALQHAVPLAKSLHQIVLSQGSELIERAGAIKTYRKFRMAVLTQGAHLALFSQAGPLSRLALCMLDERAGSYLVVGVTGAVEFGDVRNNAFGLAFLQAKADSNARTRHGTFDTSVVEVNVDDLQLFTEALAMHAQ; from the exons ATGGATCCGTCCCAACCTCAATCTAAATCAACATATTATACTCTACCAAGCTTTCACCTCGCCCATACTGTTCCAGTGACCGCGCTCTCTTTCGACCCCGTCTCTGATGTACTCTGGACAGGTTCAGCCGCAGGGCTCGTCTCGGGCTACTTTGGAAATGTAACCACCACAGGCTATGCTG GCCGCAAGAGCATCTGTCAACATTTACACCACCCGACAATACCAAACACATTCGTCGTTGCCGCGCAATCTCCTGGCAGTGGGTTCCATATCGTGAACGCGATCTCTGGTGCATCTCTCCGACGTGTCTCTTCACCGTTCAATGTCTCCCATTTAGCCCATGTTGGAACGTTGCTTGTGTCCGGTACGGTCGACGGTATGCTTAGGACGCATGATTTTAGGACGAGAGGGAGGGAGGATACAGCTGCCGAGAGCTCATGCATTGCTCATACGGGTGGAATACAAGCTCTAGAGGCTGCTGGGAACTATATATTTACTGCAGGCTGGGGTATAAG GCAATCCCACCCTCATGCAGAACACTTTGTCAAAGTTTTCGACATGCGCACGCTTCGTCCGCTCTCGCCCATCCCGTTCGCGGACCTTCCTTCGTTCATCAGAGTACATCCAAAGAAACCCACAACGCTTGTGCTTGCTTCAAGTCAAGGATTTGTCAACGTGATTGATGTTGTGCAAACCGGTGGAGCGCCAGACTTTGTCCAA GCACCGACTTCATCGTACCTATCGTCTGTAGCTATATCTCCAGAGGGTGATTATGTGGCTCTCGGAGACGCAGATGGTTTCGTCCATTTATTGTCTTCCGTACCGGAAAACGTATCGGAACCTGTTCCGTTCAATGGATTCGAGGGCGAGCCTGCTATGTGGGCTCATAAGCAAGACTTACCTGATGTTCAATGGACGGATGAGAC GCCTCTGAGTACCATCGGACTAACATATTATAAGACACCCCTCCTGTCCTCTCAGCTCTCGCTAGCTGTCCCGCATGGCATACAAGCATATCCTCCTCCTGCGAAAATTCCACAAAAGGTGCTGGACACAATGCGTACGGTGGATTTTGTGGGTTACGCACAATTGCCAAAAGATTTAGTGGGAAGGAGGAATGTAGCACCCACTACTCAAGTTGAAAGTGGACGATTTAGGAGCACAAGAACCACGAGAAAGGCCTCTGACGTTGATGCG GTTACAGAACATTTCGGAGACACATCGATTTCGGAGATACCCAAACCTTATAGACGAGTGGAGATTATGTATTCCAAATTTGGTGTTGAGGACTTTGATTTTGG CTACTATAATAAGACCAAGTATAGTGGCCTCGAAACTCACATTGTTAACTCGTACACAAATGCACTCCTCCAAGCACTTCATTACGTCCACTCTGTTCGGCGGGTGGCCCAGTCCCATATCACCACCCCATGCCAAACAGAGCATTGTCTCCTTT GCCAGCAACTTTTGCAAAACGATTCCCAAATTCAGCAAG CTGGGGCACTGGGAGTCGTAGACTACCAAGCCGAGGGGCTGAAACGAGACTATGGTGCCATCATCCAAGTATTCAATCGATTCTTGCTAGAAGAGATGAGCACTCGGAGCGATGTTCCTGATGGAAACCCATGGCTCATAAAGGTTGATGAAGACCAAGTCATGACCAATGGAGCGAGCAAATCTACTGTCACGCAGTTGATGGGGATCGATGCACAATCGATTGTTGTATGTGGTGCTTGCGGCGCTACGACCGAAAAGGATACTCTTAGCCACGTCGTCGATTTGACATTTCTGCGAAAA cctcagTTGAATATCACGTTTTCTTCCCTACTCAGTGCGTCTATTCTTCGCGAAACGACGCATCGTTCC CGTTTGGAGGGCCAAAGGACAAAACTTTTTAACACCCGAGGTATCCATCACGTGTGGCCGAGATGGGAAGGAGACGCCGACTATGAACTGAGA TCAATGGTTGTCGAGGTCAAGAACGAAACTCATGCGCCACATCTGGTCGCTCTTGCGAAAGTACACGAAGATGGATGGTACTTGTTCAATGATTTTGTGGTTCAGAGTGTGACGGAAGCAGAGGCACTCTCGTTTGTTGGAACTTGGAAG ACGCCATGTGTGCTATATTTTGAACGAAAGGATAACGACTCTAAGCTCGATCTTGGTACACTACCCATGAAGATGGACCCGGCTATTTTGTGCAACATAGACAATATTTCATG GCGAATGAATAAATCCAAACTAGTTCACGAACCCCTGACCGCGGATGAGCTACCCACACCTGGTACTCTAGTTGCAATTGACGCAGAGTTTGTTTCCTTGCAGAAG GAAGAAAATGAAATGCGTTCAGATGGAACCAAGAAAGTCATTAGGCCATCTCAACTCTGTTTGGCCCGAGTATCTGTCTTGAGAGAAGATGGGCGAGCATTCATTGACGATTATATCCACACAAGTGACACAATCGTGGATTATTTGACCGAGTTTTCGGGTATCAAAC CGGGCGATTTGGATCCCTATTCTTCTGAGCACGCACTTGTACCTTTGAAGACCGCTTATAAGAAACTCAGGCTCTTAATCGACCTTGGTTGTATATTCATTGGCCACGGCTTAAGCAAGGATTTCCGAATCATCA ATATTGCTGTACCCAAGGAACAAGTCATTGACACAGTTGATATCTACTTTTTGAAAGAACGACAACGTCGAATAGGATTACGATTCCTCTCATGGTACCTCTTACGGCAAACAATCCAAATCGATACACACAACTCAATCGAGGACGCCCGGGCTGCGTTGCTTCTGTATAACCTTTATGTGCAACTAGAAACGGAGGGCCAATTCGAGGATACTCTGGATGAAATATATCGCGAAGGGCGAGCATTG AATTGGAAAACACCTGGGGATCCCACATCACCCAAGCCGGCCAAGGCGCAAGTGGCTTCGATGACCCCCTCTATCAGCGGGACTTTTACGCCGCCATATGGATCGCCCAGTACTGGTG CACTTGAACCTGTATCCTCCATGGTGATTGTCGTACCTCCTAGCGGCCGAGCCCAGCGAACATATGCGACAGAATATAAATCGATTGTTGCGCGCTATGTACGCTCCCCGGCCAAGTCGGCGTCGTCAATTGTGATTATCCCGTCGCCTGATGTCGATGCTCTTTGTGCCACTCGTATTCTTGCCACCATGTTTCGGAACGAGGGAGTTCTCTATCGGGTGAATCCGATATCAGGCTATCCGGATCTGACTGCATATCGTGAAGAGTTGTTAAAGTCACCTGAG CTGCAAACAATTATTCTGGTAAATATCGGGGCTATTCTCGACCTACTCTCCGAGGAATGGTTTGCAGACTTTCCCCATGACGTGACTATCCATGTTATTGATTCAACACGACCTCAAAATTTATCGAATCTCTTTGCACCTGGGCGCGAAGGGGAGAGGGTGAGAGTATGGGACGGTGGAGAAGCATTGAAATTAGAAAAACAGAAAGAGGCATATGAAGCATTCTTA TACGCTGTCGACTCAAGCTCTGACGAGTCCGATggcgatgatgatgacgaggAGCTGGAAGATATGGAAGAAAAGGCCGCTGAGGATGGGGACGATTCGGACAATGATCGGCCAAGGCAAAGGAGGAAACTTAATACCGGCAAG CCTTCGTCGCAACAACGCAGAGAGCAGCGTCGAATCCGAGAAAAGCACCGAGATACAATAGAAAAACATTACTGCTCTGGGACGTCCTATGGTCCGAGTGCTGCAGGAACTGTCTATGTGCTCGCTTCTTACCTACAGTTAGCTGTAAACGAGACCCTCTG GCTGGCTATTGTTGCTCTGACCTACCAGTACATCTCTGCTCGAATATCGCGGGACGACTACGACTATTGGCAAGTCGTGTACGCAGACGAGGTTGCGCGGCTCAACCCGCGTGTGGATCTAAGCGCATCAGCTGCTCTACATGCAGATGACACAGGGATCCGTAGCTGTCAGGAGCTTCGGTTCACACTCTATCGGCACTGGACACTTTACGACTCGATGTATCATTCGCCATACGTAGCTGGCAAGATGAATATATGGAAAGAGAGAGGCAGAAGAAACCTGGCCGCTATGTTTGCTAAGATGGG TATATCTCTGCAAGAAGGCCAACAGCTTACTCCCACATGGACCGTAACTTCCGAAAAGACCTACCGGACTT TACCCTTCGTTCGTTCGAGCCTATGGCTTTCTGACTCAACCCTTTGCGGCTGCGGATTGCGTCGAGGCCGTTCAGCGTTACTCGACGCTGGCACCGGAGTTCGATTAGAAGTTGAAGTTGATGGCGGGAGGGGAGGTGGCGAATGGTTTGGAGGTGCTAGAATCTGGAACGCTGGTGATGGGATAGCCAAGAATAAACCTGCGACAATGACTGGAGGAGGCGGAAAAGATAGCATCGGGCTCGAGGGCCCCTCAGGTGGCAAAaacgaagatgaagatgagaAAAATAAGGCCTGGCGGCATAATTTCTGGCTGGCATACGATTCATTGGGATCTGA CTCGGAAAGTATTCGAGCATTGCAACATGCGGTTCCTCTTGCTAAATCGCTGCACCAAATTGTTCTGAGTCAAGGTTCCGAGTTAATCGAGCGTGCGGGTGCCATAAAAACATATCGCAAGTTTCGAATGGCGGTTCTGACGCAAGGAGCACACCTCGCTCTCTTTTCCCAGGCAGGCCCCCTGTCTCGTTTGGCGCT TTGCATGCTAGACGAAAGGGCTGGTAGCTATTTAGTAGTCGGTGTAACTGGGGCAGTTGAATTTGGCGATGTGAGGAACAA CGCGTTTGGTTTGGCCTTCCTTCAAGCCAAGGCAGATTCCAATGCACGAACACGGCACGGGACCTTTGACACGAGCGTGGTTGAAGTAAACGTAGACGACTTGCAATTGTTTACCGAGGCGTTGGCGATGCACGCTCAGTAA
- a CDS encoding SH3 domain-containing protein, producing the protein MSMLDKFRAGARKAQLQATAFMQEGGSRMQQESAALVRGFSLPGEAEKAAKILESFLGEQNNNNMNNRYLDPLTSPTNHNPIANPDHPESALNAIPKAVLQSARGLAVFQVIKAGFVFSGKAGSGIVLARLPDGSWSAPSCIGTAGVGWGLQIGADITDFVIVLNSEEAVRAFSMGGNVTIGGIFQLRLGQSGREVPSKRAWLALHPCLATPRVKVRLFAGLSLEGTILIERKDANRDFYGSDVPAKDILSGRVPPPEVAGKMYEVIEAAEGLDESGLPSSAYVPDATGAHQPVPQGGYTVGGQGQSTTVFDADQH; encoded by the exons ATGTCTATGCTCGACAAATTCCGCGCTGGTGCTCGCAAGGCCCAGCTCCAGGCCACTGCCTTTATGCAGGAGGGTGGCTCTCGTATGCAGCAAGAGTCTGCCGCTCTCGTCAGGGGATTTTCGTTGCCAGGAGAGGCTGAAAAAGCAGCAAAGATCCTCGAGAGTTTCCTTGGTGAGCAAAATAATAATAACATGAATAATCGGTATTTGGATCCATTAACGTCTCCTACCAATCACAATCCAATAGCCAATCCCGACCATCCCGAGTCTGCTCTCAACGCCATCCCCAAAGCTGTCCTCCAGAGTGCTCGTGGACTTGCTGTCTTCCAG GTTATCAAAGCAGGTTTCGTCTTCTCTGGAAAAGCAGGCTCTGGTATCGTTCTTGCTCGCCTTCCAGACGGATCATGGAGTGCTCCCAGCTGCATCGGTACCGCTGGTGTAGGCTGGGGTCTTCAGATTG GCGCTGATATAACCGACTTTGTTATCGTCCTCAACTCGGAGGAAGCCGTGCGCGCATTCTCCATGGGTGGAAATGTGACTATTGGGGGAATATTTCAGCTTCGGCTGGGCCAATCGGGACGGGAGGTGCCGTCCAAGCGAGCTTGGCTAGCCCTGCACCCATGTTTAGCTACTCCAAGAGTAAAGGTAC GGTTGTTTGCCGGTTTGAGTTTGGAAGGAACTATCTTGATTGAGCGTAAAGACGCAAATCGCGATTTCTACGGTTCGGATGTCCCCGCCAAGGACATTCTGAGCGGAAGAGTTCCTCCACCGGAGGTTGCTGGAAAGATGTACGAG GTGATCGAAGCCGCCGAAGGATTGGACGAATCTGGCCTTCCCTCGAGCGCCTACGTACCCGATGCGACTGGTGCACACCAACCAGTGCCACAGGGTGGCTACACTGTCGGTGGACAGGGACAGAGCACCACTGTCTTTGATGCCGATCAACACTAA
- a CDS encoding RING finger protein, translating into MRIGAYATLFVLGAWMAEATPIVQQGREEVEHSWGQLVRNIARAFGMRRYRQGTNLSVDLGIPQTGDSWLWNLNGWSMAESELSLVDQEPIQTFTTRPAIFGTHIVTSPGLLGHLLPLSSFTVHTNKSHDQFQTTTRGTIPYPIARDNTGCPPLQIPDHHPRPSVNESWIALIMRGGCSFDDKVRQAQKLGARAAIVGGKPQDPPEELVSMSPSSDTQDIVIPAVYVTRVTYAALIDLIASSNISTSGLRTVSVVLGPEETWAWWSPILSFAILLLLPSIMTLVTVFVHRVRAARHAARQRAPGDVVRALPIRVWTGAGWVSEKDWIASHPNEVAPEPEADSTLAQEERDEEAGQATPVPESEGHPTWYASQAECAICLCSFARGDRVRVLPCSHVFHVDEVDGWLLNRKKVCPICKADVTHPAPRTTPRVFPVAVHPSDTDNRTAAASGTGVLEGDSGVGSAIAPERSPGWISGLWNSGPGYWWRRVRARRQEATERTPLLSS; encoded by the exons ATGAGGATCGGAGCCTATGCCACACTCTTCGTGCTCGGCGCTTGGATGGCAGAGGCCACACCGATAGTACAGCAAGGACGAGAGGAAGTCGAGCACTCTTGGGGACAGCTTGTAAGAAATATCGCTCGTGCATTTGGCATGCGGAGATACAGACAGGGCACCAACTTGTCTGTCGATCTCGGCATCCCACAGACAGGTGACAGTTGGCTTTGGAATCTCAACGGTTGGTCTATGGCAGAAAGCGAGCTCAGCCTGGTG GACCAAGAGCCGATTCAAACATTTACGACACGACCCGCAATATTTGGCACACATATCGTTACCTCTCCCGGCCTACTGGGACATCTCCTCCCACTCAGCTCCTTCACCGTCCACACCAACAAATCACACGACCAGTTCCAAA CAACTACACGAGGAACAATCCCATACCCAATCGCTAGAGATAACACTGGATGCCCGCCTCTCCAGATTCCAGACCATCATCCCAGACCCTCCGTGAACGAGAGCTGGATCGCACTCATAATGCGAGGGGGATGTAGCTTTGATGACAAG GTTCGTCAAGCACAGAAGCTCGGTGCTCGGGCGGCCATCGTTGGTGGCAAGCCCCAAGATCCTCCCGAAGAACTCGTATCAATGTCTCCTTCCT CTGACACGCAAGATATTGTAATACCCGCCGTTTATGTCACTCGTGTTACCTATGCGGCACTCATCGATCTCATCGCCTCAAGCAATATTAGCACCTCTGGGCTACGTACTGTGAGCGTGGTACTAGGACCTGAAGAAACTTGGGCTTGGTGGTC CCCGATTTTGTCGTTCGCGATATTATTACTATTACCCAG CATAATGACACTGGTGACGGTATTTGTCCATCGTGTTCGCGCAGCCCGTCATGCTGCACGGCAGCGCGCACCTGGCGATGTAGTACGTGCTCTTCCTATAAGAGTATGGACTGGTGCAGGTTGGGTGAGCGAGAAGGATTGGATAGCTAGTCATCCAAACGAAGTCGCTCCTGAGCCAGAGGCAGACTCTACGCTTGCCCAAGAGGAAAGAGACGAAGAAGCCGGTCAAGCGACGCCCGTTCCAGAATCAGAAGGCCACCCCACCTGGTATGCCTCCCAAGCCGAGTGTGCAATTTGCCTATGCTCCTTTGCCCGAGGGGATAGGGTTCGAGTCTTACCATGTAGTCATGTTTTTCATGTTGACGAGGTCGATGGCTGGTTACTGAACAGAAAGAAAGTG TGCCCTATCTGCAAAGCAGACGTAACACATCCCGCTCCTCGCACCACTCCCCGCGTCTTTCCCGTCGCAGTACACCCCTCGGACACCGATAACAGGACTGCCGCCGCATCCGGAACAGGCGTTCTAGAAGGAGATTCTGGCGTCGGCTCTGCAATTGCGCCGGAACGCAGCCCCGGCTGGATCAGTGGACTGTGGAACTCTGGGCCTGGCTATTGGTGGCGGAGGGTACGGGCGCGAAGACAGGAGGCTACTGAGAGGACACCGCTCTTATCTTCATGA